The following proteins are co-located in the Urocitellus parryii isolate mUroPar1 chromosome 15, mUroPar1.hap1, whole genome shotgun sequence genome:
- the Znf276 gene encoding zinc finger protein 276 isoform X3 codes for MGHCRLCHGKFSSRSLRSISDRAPGESSERPSPGERVFIRDFQRLLGVAVHQDPALSQFICKNCHTQFYQCHSLLRSFLQRVNVTPTGHRKPCAKVGAQPPTVAEEGARLVDLITSSPRCLHGLVGWVHGHAASCRALPSLQRTLSSEYCGIIQAVWCCDRGHDYTMDTDSRCRTLLLDSALAVKWAWDQETAPGLTQNQASSPPGVALQLSQGRGTTVGAETKMPPSMDTSSPPSDGSPVGPGPGPPPQPSFPPCEAPGQLGEKQVPSSASDDRVKDEFSDLSEGDFLSEDENDKQQSTQSSDESFEPYPEKKVSGKKSESKEAKKAEEPKPRKKPGPKPGWKQQLRCEREELPTIYKCPYQGCTAVYRGADGMKKHIKEHHEEVRERPCPHPGCNKVFMIDRYLQRHVKLIHTEVRNYICDECGQTFKQRKHLLVHQMRHSGAKPLQCEVCGFQCRQRASLKYHMTKHKAETELDFACDQCGRRFEKAHNLNVHMSMVHPLTQTQDKALPLEAEPPPGSPSPSGAMEGQAVKPEPT; via the exons ATGGGGCATTGTCGCCTCTGCCACGGGAAGTTCTCCTCACGGAGTCTCCGAAGCATCTCTGACAGGGCACCTGGGGAGAGCTCTGAGAGACCGTCCCCAGGGGAGCGCGTCTTCATCAGGGACTTCCAGCGACTGCTGGGTGTGGCTGTGCACCAGGACCCAGCCTTGTCTCAGTTTATCTGCAAGAACTGCCACACCCAGTTCTACCAGTGCCACAGCCTCCTCAGGTCCTTTCTGCAGAGAGTCAACGTCACCCCGACAGGCCATCGGAAACCTTGTGCAAA GGTTGGTGCTCAGCCCCCCACAGTGGCAGAGGAAGGAGCTCGTCTGG TGGATCTGATCACCTCGAGCCCCCGGTGCCTGCACGGCTTGGTGGGGTGGGTGCACGGACATGCGGCCAGCTGCAGGGCCCTGCCCAGCCTTCAGAGGACACTGTCCTCCGAGTACTGCGGCATCATCCAGGCTGTGTGGTGCTGCGATCGGGGCCACGACTACACCATGGACACCGACTCCCGCTGCAGAACCCTCTTGCTGGACAGTGCACTGGCAGTCAAGTGGGCCTGGGACCAGGAGACGGCCCCAGGGCTCACCCAGAACCAGGCATCCAGCCCCCCTGGGGTTGCCCTTCAGCTCTCCCAGGGCAGAGGGACCACAGTTGGGGCTGAGACCAAGATGCCACCCAGCATGGATACATCCTCACCTCCCTCAGATGGCAGCCCTGTGGGGCCTGGACCAGGCCCCCCACCACAGCCCAGCTTTCCCCCCTGCGAGGCCCCAG GGCAATTGGGTGAGAAGCAGGTTCCGTCTTCAGCCTCGGATGATCGGGTAAAAGACGAGTTCAGTGACCTTTCTGAGGG AGACTTCCTGAGTGAGGATGAAAATGACAAGCAGCAGAGTACACAGTCCTCCGACGAGTCCTTTGAGCCTTACCCAGAGAAGAA GGTCTCTGGTAAGAAGAGTGAAAGCAAAGAGGCCAAGAAGGCTGAAGAACCAAAACCTCGAAAGAAGCCGGGACCCAAGCCTGGGTGGAAACAGCAGCTCCGCTGCGAGAG GGAGGAGCTGCCCACCATCTACAAGTGTCCTTACCAGGGCTGTACAGCCGTGTATCGCGGGGCTGACGGGATGAAG AAGCACATCAAGGAGCATCACGAGGAGGTCCGAGAgaggccctgcccccaccccggCTGCAACAAGGTGTTCATGATCGACCGCTATCTGCAGCGCCACGTGAAGCTCATTCACACGG AGGTACGCAACTACATCTGTGATGAATGCGGACAGACCTTCAAGCAGAGGAAGCACCTTCTTGTCCACCAGATGCGCCATTCAGGAGCCAAGCCTTTGCA gtgTGAAGTCTGTGGGTTCCAGTGCAGGCAGCGGGCATCCCTCAAGTACCACATGACCAAACACAAGGCGGAGACAGAGCTGGACTTTGCCTGTGACCAGTGCGGCCGGCGGTTTGAGAAGGCCCACAACCTCAATGTGCATATGTCTATGGTGCACCCTCTGACACAGACCCAGGACAAAGCCCTACCCCTGGAGGCGGAGCCACCACCTGGGTCCCCGAGCCCCTCTGGGGCCATGGAAGGCCAGGCTGTGAAGCCAGAGCCTACCTGA
- the Znf276 gene encoding zinc finger protein 276 isoform X2, protein MKRDRLGRFLSPGAARPHGASGGGLSGRTRGRPSRSGAPGVDRAAALAAARLNWAPARACADAGEDGADEAGTGRALAMGHCRLCHGKFSSRSLRSISDRAPGESSERPSPGERVFIRDFQRLLGVAVHQDPALSQFICKNCHTQFYQCHSLLRSFLQRVNVTPTGHRKPCAKVGAQPPTVAEEGARLVDLITSSPRCLHGLVGWVHGHAASCRALPSLQRTLSSEYCGIIQAVWCCDRGHDYTMDTDSRCRTLLLDSALAVKWAWDQETAPGLTQNQASSPPGVALQLSQGRGTTVGAETKMPPSMDTSSPPSDGSPVGPGPGPPPQPSFPPCEAPDFLSEDENDKQQSTQSSDESFEPYPEKKVSGKKSESKEAKKAEEPKPRKKPGPKPGWKQQLRCEREELPTIYKCPYQGCTAVYRGADGMKKHIKEHHEEVRERPCPHPGCNKVFMIDRYLQRHVKLIHTEVRNYICDECGQTFKQRKHLLVHQMRHSGAKPLQCEVCGFQCRQRASLKYHMTKHKAETELDFACDQCGRRFEKAHNLNVHMSMVHPLTQTQDKALPLEAEPPPGSPSPSGAMEGQAVKPEPT, encoded by the exons ATGAAGCGGGACCGGCTCGGCCGCTTCCTGTCGCCGGGGGCGGCGCGGCCGCACGGGGCCTCGGGCGGAGGCCTTAGCGGCCGAACCCGGGGCCGACCCTCGCGCAGTGGCGCACCAGGCGTGGACAGGGCGGCGGCCTTGGCGGCGGCGCGTCTCAACTGGGCCCCGGCTCGGGCCTGCGCGGACGCGGGCGAAGACGGAGCGGACGAGGCAG GAACAGGCCGGGCTCTGGCCATGGGGCATTGTCGCCTCTGCCACGGGAAGTTCTCCTCACGGAGTCTCCGAAGCATCTCTGACAGGGCACCTGGGGAGAGCTCTGAGAGACCGTCCCCAGGGGAGCGCGTCTTCATCAGGGACTTCCAGCGACTGCTGGGTGTGGCTGTGCACCAGGACCCAGCCTTGTCTCAGTTTATCTGCAAGAACTGCCACACCCAGTTCTACCAGTGCCACAGCCTCCTCAGGTCCTTTCTGCAGAGAGTCAACGTCACCCCGACAGGCCATCGGAAACCTTGTGCAAA GGTTGGTGCTCAGCCCCCCACAGTGGCAGAGGAAGGAGCTCGTCTGG TGGATCTGATCACCTCGAGCCCCCGGTGCCTGCACGGCTTGGTGGGGTGGGTGCACGGACATGCGGCCAGCTGCAGGGCCCTGCCCAGCCTTCAGAGGACACTGTCCTCCGAGTACTGCGGCATCATCCAGGCTGTGTGGTGCTGCGATCGGGGCCACGACTACACCATGGACACCGACTCCCGCTGCAGAACCCTCTTGCTGGACAGTGCACTGGCAGTCAAGTGGGCCTGGGACCAGGAGACGGCCCCAGGGCTCACCCAGAACCAGGCATCCAGCCCCCCTGGGGTTGCCCTTCAGCTCTCCCAGGGCAGAGGGACCACAGTTGGGGCTGAGACCAAGATGCCACCCAGCATGGATACATCCTCACCTCCCTCAGATGGCAGCCCTGTGGGGCCTGGACCAGGCCCCCCACCACAGCCCAGCTTTCCCCCCTGCGAGGCCCCAG ACTTCCTGAGTGAGGATGAAAATGACAAGCAGCAGAGTACACAGTCCTCCGACGAGTCCTTTGAGCCTTACCCAGAGAAGAA GGTCTCTGGTAAGAAGAGTGAAAGCAAAGAGGCCAAGAAGGCTGAAGAACCAAAACCTCGAAAGAAGCCGGGACCCAAGCCTGGGTGGAAACAGCAGCTCCGCTGCGAGAG GGAGGAGCTGCCCACCATCTACAAGTGTCCTTACCAGGGCTGTACAGCCGTGTATCGCGGGGCTGACGGGATGAAG AAGCACATCAAGGAGCATCACGAGGAGGTCCGAGAgaggccctgcccccaccccggCTGCAACAAGGTGTTCATGATCGACCGCTATCTGCAGCGCCACGTGAAGCTCATTCACACGG AGGTACGCAACTACATCTGTGATGAATGCGGACAGACCTTCAAGCAGAGGAAGCACCTTCTTGTCCACCAGATGCGCCATTCAGGAGCCAAGCCTTTGCA gtgTGAAGTCTGTGGGTTCCAGTGCAGGCAGCGGGCATCCCTCAAGTACCACATGACCAAACACAAGGCGGAGACAGAGCTGGACTTTGCCTGTGACCAGTGCGGCCGGCGGTTTGAGAAGGCCCACAACCTCAATGTGCATATGTCTATGGTGCACCCTCTGACACAGACCCAGGACAAAGCCCTACCCCTGGAGGCGGAGCCACCACCTGGGTCCCCGAGCCCCTCTGGGGCCATGGAAGGCCAGGCTGTGAAGCCAGAGCCTACCTGA
- the Znf276 gene encoding zinc finger protein 276 isoform X1 codes for MKRDRLGRFLSPGAARPHGASGGGLSGRTRGRPSRSGAPGVDRAAALAAARLNWAPARACADAGEDGADEAGTGRALAMGHCRLCHGKFSSRSLRSISDRAPGESSERPSPGERVFIRDFQRLLGVAVHQDPALSQFICKNCHTQFYQCHSLLRSFLQRVNVTPTGHRKPCAKVGAQPPTVAEEGARLVDLITSSPRCLHGLVGWVHGHAASCRALPSLQRTLSSEYCGIIQAVWCCDRGHDYTMDTDSRCRTLLLDSALAVKWAWDQETAPGLTQNQASSPPGVALQLSQGRGTTVGAETKMPPSMDTSSPPSDGSPVGPGPGPPPQPSFPPCEAPGQLGEKQVPSSASDDRVKDEFSDLSEGDFLSEDENDKQQSTQSSDESFEPYPEKKVSGKKSESKEAKKAEEPKPRKKPGPKPGWKQQLRCEREELPTIYKCPYQGCTAVYRGADGMKKHIKEHHEEVRERPCPHPGCNKVFMIDRYLQRHVKLIHTEVRNYICDECGQTFKQRKHLLVHQMRHSGAKPLQCEVCGFQCRQRASLKYHMTKHKAETELDFACDQCGRRFEKAHNLNVHMSMVHPLTQTQDKALPLEAEPPPGSPSPSGAMEGQAVKPEPT; via the exons ATGAAGCGGGACCGGCTCGGCCGCTTCCTGTCGCCGGGGGCGGCGCGGCCGCACGGGGCCTCGGGCGGAGGCCTTAGCGGCCGAACCCGGGGCCGACCCTCGCGCAGTGGCGCACCAGGCGTGGACAGGGCGGCGGCCTTGGCGGCGGCGCGTCTCAACTGGGCCCCGGCTCGGGCCTGCGCGGACGCGGGCGAAGACGGAGCGGACGAGGCAG GAACAGGCCGGGCTCTGGCCATGGGGCATTGTCGCCTCTGCCACGGGAAGTTCTCCTCACGGAGTCTCCGAAGCATCTCTGACAGGGCACCTGGGGAGAGCTCTGAGAGACCGTCCCCAGGGGAGCGCGTCTTCATCAGGGACTTCCAGCGACTGCTGGGTGTGGCTGTGCACCAGGACCCAGCCTTGTCTCAGTTTATCTGCAAGAACTGCCACACCCAGTTCTACCAGTGCCACAGCCTCCTCAGGTCCTTTCTGCAGAGAGTCAACGTCACCCCGACAGGCCATCGGAAACCTTGTGCAAA GGTTGGTGCTCAGCCCCCCACAGTGGCAGAGGAAGGAGCTCGTCTGG TGGATCTGATCACCTCGAGCCCCCGGTGCCTGCACGGCTTGGTGGGGTGGGTGCACGGACATGCGGCCAGCTGCAGGGCCCTGCCCAGCCTTCAGAGGACACTGTCCTCCGAGTACTGCGGCATCATCCAGGCTGTGTGGTGCTGCGATCGGGGCCACGACTACACCATGGACACCGACTCCCGCTGCAGAACCCTCTTGCTGGACAGTGCACTGGCAGTCAAGTGGGCCTGGGACCAGGAGACGGCCCCAGGGCTCACCCAGAACCAGGCATCCAGCCCCCCTGGGGTTGCCCTTCAGCTCTCCCAGGGCAGAGGGACCACAGTTGGGGCTGAGACCAAGATGCCACCCAGCATGGATACATCCTCACCTCCCTCAGATGGCAGCCCTGTGGGGCCTGGACCAGGCCCCCCACCACAGCCCAGCTTTCCCCCCTGCGAGGCCCCAG GGCAATTGGGTGAGAAGCAGGTTCCGTCTTCAGCCTCGGATGATCGGGTAAAAGACGAGTTCAGTGACCTTTCTGAGGG AGACTTCCTGAGTGAGGATGAAAATGACAAGCAGCAGAGTACACAGTCCTCCGACGAGTCCTTTGAGCCTTACCCAGAGAAGAA GGTCTCTGGTAAGAAGAGTGAAAGCAAAGAGGCCAAGAAGGCTGAAGAACCAAAACCTCGAAAGAAGCCGGGACCCAAGCCTGGGTGGAAACAGCAGCTCCGCTGCGAGAG GGAGGAGCTGCCCACCATCTACAAGTGTCCTTACCAGGGCTGTACAGCCGTGTATCGCGGGGCTGACGGGATGAAG AAGCACATCAAGGAGCATCACGAGGAGGTCCGAGAgaggccctgcccccaccccggCTGCAACAAGGTGTTCATGATCGACCGCTATCTGCAGCGCCACGTGAAGCTCATTCACACGG AGGTACGCAACTACATCTGTGATGAATGCGGACAGACCTTCAAGCAGAGGAAGCACCTTCTTGTCCACCAGATGCGCCATTCAGGAGCCAAGCCTTTGCA gtgTGAAGTCTGTGGGTTCCAGTGCAGGCAGCGGGCATCCCTCAAGTACCACATGACCAAACACAAGGCGGAGACAGAGCTGGACTTTGCCTGTGACCAGTGCGGCCGGCGGTTTGAGAAGGCCCACAACCTCAATGTGCATATGTCTATGGTGCACCCTCTGACACAGACCCAGGACAAAGCCCTACCCCTGGAGGCGGAGCCACCACCTGGGTCCCCGAGCCCCTCTGGGGCCATGGAAGGCCAGGCTGTGAAGCCAGAGCCTACCTGA
- the Znf276 gene encoding zinc finger protein 276 isoform X4, whose protein sequence is MKRDRLGRFLSPGAARPHGASGGGLSGRTRGRPSRSGAPGVDRAAALAAARLNWAPARACADAGEDGADEAGTGRALAMGHCRLCHGKFSSRSLRSISDRAPGESSERPSPGERVFIRDFQRLLGVAVHQDPALSQFICKNCHTQFYQCHSLLRSFLQRVNVTPTGHRKPCAKVGAQPPTVAEEGARLVDLITSSPRCLHGLVGWVHGHAASCRALPSLQRTLSSEYCGIIQAVWCCDRGHDYTMDTDSRCRTLLLDSALAVKWAWDQETAPGLTQNQASSPPGVALQLSQGRGTTVGAETKMPPSMDTSSPPSDGSPVGPGPGPPPQPSFPPCEAPGQLGEKQVPSSASDDRVKDEFSDLSEGDFLSEDENDKQQSTQSSDESFEPYPEKKVSGKKSESKEAKKAEEPKPRKKPGPKPGWKQQLRCEREELPTIYKCPYQGCTAVYRGADGMKKHIKEHHEEVRERPCPHPGCNKVFMIDRYLQRHVKLIHTEVRNYICDECGQTFKQRKHLLVHQMRHSGAKPLQRGEQ, encoded by the exons ATGAAGCGGGACCGGCTCGGCCGCTTCCTGTCGCCGGGGGCGGCGCGGCCGCACGGGGCCTCGGGCGGAGGCCTTAGCGGCCGAACCCGGGGCCGACCCTCGCGCAGTGGCGCACCAGGCGTGGACAGGGCGGCGGCCTTGGCGGCGGCGCGTCTCAACTGGGCCCCGGCTCGGGCCTGCGCGGACGCGGGCGAAGACGGAGCGGACGAGGCAG GAACAGGCCGGGCTCTGGCCATGGGGCATTGTCGCCTCTGCCACGGGAAGTTCTCCTCACGGAGTCTCCGAAGCATCTCTGACAGGGCACCTGGGGAGAGCTCTGAGAGACCGTCCCCAGGGGAGCGCGTCTTCATCAGGGACTTCCAGCGACTGCTGGGTGTGGCTGTGCACCAGGACCCAGCCTTGTCTCAGTTTATCTGCAAGAACTGCCACACCCAGTTCTACCAGTGCCACAGCCTCCTCAGGTCCTTTCTGCAGAGAGTCAACGTCACCCCGACAGGCCATCGGAAACCTTGTGCAAA GGTTGGTGCTCAGCCCCCCACAGTGGCAGAGGAAGGAGCTCGTCTGG TGGATCTGATCACCTCGAGCCCCCGGTGCCTGCACGGCTTGGTGGGGTGGGTGCACGGACATGCGGCCAGCTGCAGGGCCCTGCCCAGCCTTCAGAGGACACTGTCCTCCGAGTACTGCGGCATCATCCAGGCTGTGTGGTGCTGCGATCGGGGCCACGACTACACCATGGACACCGACTCCCGCTGCAGAACCCTCTTGCTGGACAGTGCACTGGCAGTCAAGTGGGCCTGGGACCAGGAGACGGCCCCAGGGCTCACCCAGAACCAGGCATCCAGCCCCCCTGGGGTTGCCCTTCAGCTCTCCCAGGGCAGAGGGACCACAGTTGGGGCTGAGACCAAGATGCCACCCAGCATGGATACATCCTCACCTCCCTCAGATGGCAGCCCTGTGGGGCCTGGACCAGGCCCCCCACCACAGCCCAGCTTTCCCCCCTGCGAGGCCCCAG GGCAATTGGGTGAGAAGCAGGTTCCGTCTTCAGCCTCGGATGATCGGGTAAAAGACGAGTTCAGTGACCTTTCTGAGGG AGACTTCCTGAGTGAGGATGAAAATGACAAGCAGCAGAGTACACAGTCCTCCGACGAGTCCTTTGAGCCTTACCCAGAGAAGAA GGTCTCTGGTAAGAAGAGTGAAAGCAAAGAGGCCAAGAAGGCTGAAGAACCAAAACCTCGAAAGAAGCCGGGACCCAAGCCTGGGTGGAAACAGCAGCTCCGCTGCGAGAG GGAGGAGCTGCCCACCATCTACAAGTGTCCTTACCAGGGCTGTACAGCCGTGTATCGCGGGGCTGACGGGATGAAG AAGCACATCAAGGAGCATCACGAGGAGGTCCGAGAgaggccctgcccccaccccggCTGCAACAAGGTGTTCATGATCGACCGCTATCTGCAGCGCCACGTGAAGCTCATTCACACGG AGGTACGCAACTACATCTGTGATGAATGCGGACAGACCTTCAAGCAGAGGAAGCACCTTCTTGTCCACCAGATGCGCCATTCAGGAGCCAAGCCTTTGCA GAGAGGAGAGCAATGA